From the genome of Vicia villosa cultivar HV-30 ecotype Madison, WI linkage group LG2, Vvil1.0, whole genome shotgun sequence, one region includes:
- the LOC131652510 gene encoding zinc finger CCCH domain-containing protein 55-like — translation MGSCEATNVVLAKVKNFDPENASKIMGYLLMNLEEYELVRLACCPDHVIHNLAVRVKSHLGMALSNPSSPSPLNPIGRIASTSTNPFSKSSPRGVGTVANGFDFTRNPPSPSSSSNVWPQPSFQKNPMSPKFNPLLSYENMQTGAGVVGVGGSSSGVGGGSTSFSPRVNNGGECEFVDEQHLNEYFPFLNESSNGDDLVDPRHEMSLGPQNWMSGNNGDANHRRSFSASDAGFGVEESGVGFGFKPCLYYARGFCKNGSNCKFVHADSIDVNSVAVVGSPSKFEGLEQHEEFMRFKAAQHQRLLAASQLAAGGTSPSSYDKYIDFLMQQHNDNQRAAAAAAFMMGEEYFNISGRGRPERNEFLAMVAGDKPNSASRQIYLTFPAESTFKDEDVSEYFSKYGPVQDVRIPYQQKRMFGFVTFVFPETVRNILSKGNPHFICDSRVLVKPYKEKGKVPDKRQHPQQLERGDFSPCLSPSGFESKEPFEFHHGARMMYNPHDILLRRKIEEQAELQQVLEFQERRLKSLQLPDFKNIPIHHQRSLSLGAPFIFPHQLHTHVNHAGLSPDNIQGDITGYAVNLTSTGSFGAASEQQQQLQLQKEADTSRIGAAIAAAESGNVINTANSEAVDLGTRNVEQTLPESLFASPTKAAGDHRSDFSPLENVNESTAFSTISSQKPDSSTTTTAPGNNNASL, via the exons ATGGGTTCTTGTGAAGCAACAAATGTAGTTCTTGCTAAAGTCAAGAACTTTGACCCTGAAAATGCTTCAAAAATCATGGGTTATCTTCTGATGAaccttgaagaatatgaattagtACGTTTAGCATGTTGCCCTGACCATGTTATTCATAATCTTGCTGTTAGGGTCAAGAGCCATTTGGGTATGGCACTGTCAAacccttcttctccttcacctcttAACCCAATTGGTAGAATCGCTTCAACTTCTACAAAccctttttcaaaatcttctcctagAGGCGTTGGAACCGTTGCTAATGGTTTTGACTTCACTAGAAACCctccttctccttcttcttcttccaatgTTTGGCCACAACCCTCTTTTCAAAAGAATCCAATGAGTCCAAAGTTTAATCCTTTACTCTCTTATGAGAATATGCAAACTGGTGCTGGTGTTGTTGGTGTTGGTGGTTCTAGTTCTGGTGTTGGTGGTGGTTCCACTTCTTTCTCACCAAGGGTTAATAATGGTGGTGAATGTGAATTTGTTGATGAGCAACacctgaatgagtattttcctttTCTCAATGAGTCATCTAATGGTGACGATTTGGTTGATCCGCGTCATGAAATGAGTCTTGGACCTCAGAATTGGATGTCTGGTAACAATGGTGATGCTAATCATAGGAGGAGTTTTTCTGCAAGTGATGCTGGTTTTGGTGTGGAAGAGAGTGGAGTAGGATTTGGTTTTAAGCCATGTCTTTACTATGCTAGAGGCTTTTGTAAAAATGGTTCTAATTGTAAGTTTGTTCATGCTGATTCAATTGATGTTAATTCTGTTGCTGTTGTTGGTTCACCCTCGAAGTTTGAGGGATTGGAGCAGCATGAAGAGTTCATGAGGTTCAAAGCTGCTCAGCATCAAAGGTTGCTGGCTGCATCACAACTTGCTGCTGGTGGAACATCCCCGTCTTCGTACGACAAGTACATTGATTTTCTGATGCAGCAGCACAATGATAATCAAAG AGCTGCGGCTGCAGCGGCTTTTATGATGGGTGAGGAATATTTCAACATTAGTGGTCGGGGAAGGCCCGAAAGGAATGAGTTTCTCGCCATGGTTGCTGGGGATAAGCCAAACTCGGCTTCGCGGCAGATTTATTTAACCTTTCCTGCTGAAAGCACATTCAAAGATGAAGATGTTTCGGAGTATTTCAG CAAATATGGACCTGTCCAAGACGTGAGAATTCCTTACCAGCAGAAGCGTATGTTCGGGTTTGTTACCTTTGTCTTTCCAGAGACGGTGAGAAACATATTATCGAAAGGGAATCCTCATTTTATATGCGATTCACGCGTGCTTGTGAAACCCTACAAGGAGAAGGGCAAAGTTCCTGACAA GAGACAACATCCACAGCAACTAGAGAGGGGCGATTTTTCACCGTGTTTAAGTCCCTCTGGGTTTGAATCTAAAGAACCTTTTGAATTCCATCATG GAGCAAGAATGATGTATAATCCGCATGACATCTTATTGAGAAGGAAAATAGAAGAGCAGGCTGAGTTGCAGCAAGTCCTTGAATTCCAAGAAAGGAGGCTGAAGAGTCTGCAGCTTCCAGACTTCAAGAATATTCCGATCCACCACCAGCGCAGTCTCTCTCTCGGGGCTCCTTTTATTTTTCCTCATCAACTTCATACCCATGTTAACCATGCAGGTCTTTCTCCCGATAACATTCAAGGAGATATTACTG GCTACGCTGTCAACCTCACTTCTACCGGTTCTTTCGGCGCTGCATCTGAGCAGCAGCAGCAGTTACAGTTACAGAAAGAAGCTGATACATCCCGCATTGGTGCTGCTATCGCTGCTGCTGAAAGTGGAAACGTAATCAATACTGCAAACTCAGAAGCTGTAGATCTCGGCACTCG AAACGTGGAGCAAACCCTTCCTGAGAGTCTCTTTGCTTCCCCAACCAAAGCAGCTGGAGATCATCGGTCCGATTTCTCTCCACTCGAAAACGTCAATGAGAGCACTGCATTTTCCACTATCTCATCCCAGAAGCCAGACTCGTCAACAACAACAACTGCACCGGGCAACAACAACGCGTCCCTTTAA